GGCTTTGAAATACGCCTGTATGGGATTAACACGGGGCGAAAAGCTGCTTTCAATGATCGAGTACAGGTTGTCCGGAGAGGTTGTGATCCCGGCCTCATTGTCGAGTTCACGGCGCAGCGTGTTGATCTCATAGCGACCGACTTTTACGAATTGGGTGTCCTCTCGGCCGCGATATTCCGCCCGTCCCCAAACGGTGTTGTACCGGAACATGTAATGCCGGGCGAGGTAGGCCTCGATCTCCCCGTTCTTTGATGAACGTCCGCCGTTGTCCGGTGTTTTATCGACGTTTATGTTGCTTCTATCTGCCTGTTTCTTCATGGCTGGCTGGGATGAGTTTTCGGGGGTGAAAGTGTGATGAGCATCCCCGGCATCCAAGCATGCAGTGTATTCCGGCATAATGTTGCATCTGTTTGCGGCCGATTTCTTCGGAAAATAGGTCTTGTATGAGAACCACTTACTCCTTTGATAAGACAAAGTGGTTGTGAAAGGGAGGGAGATCGGGAACAATTAGCAGGCTATTACCTGCTTTCACTTGCGGCTGTTTTCCGAATAAGCGAAAGCCGCCCCTTTCTGCGACGGTTGTATCCCTGCTGTTCCATTTGCATCCCTCCTGTTCCCAATTGCATAGGCAGCGTTTTTTGTACGACTACGTTTGCCGCCGAAAACAGTAAAACCTAAATACCAACCAGAAAACTAATACGTGAGATCATGAAGTACTTAATTATTACAGAGGCCGATTGGCTAAGCCTGCGGAACGAGATACTGAGCCTTGCAGAATGTTGCCTGAAGGCTTTCGGAGAACCATCTAAACACACGGATTGGTTGCATAACGGAGACGTTTGCCGACTGCTCGGCATCAGCGAACGCACTCTGCAACATTACCGGGATACGAACGTGCTACCTTTTGCGCAGATCGGGCATAAGTGCTATTACAAGCGGGAGGACGTGGAGCGACTACTCTGCGTAAAGTCTGACAAAACGACAAACACGACGAAGCGATGATGGAAGCGATTCAAGACTTGAGTATGGAGACGGGCGAGATGCAGGTGGTCATCTCAGCCTTGCAACGAGTAAGAGAAAGGATTCGGGAAGTGTCGGAGACGCACCGGCCTCTCTTCAGCGGCGAACACTTCCTCACGGGCAAGGAAGTTTGCGAGCGGCTCTACATCAGCCCCCGCACCTTGCAGGACTATCGCGATCGGAGGATCATCCCCTACACGCAGTTTGCCGGCAAGATCCTTTACAAGGCCTCAGATCTCGAAAGGATACTGGAGGAGAATTACAAGGGAGGCGGAAAACGGTAAGACAATCACACATTTGTCCAGTACTGAAAAAGTTGACAGCTGGGGACGGTGAAAAGAACTTCATTATGAGCAAACAGCTCACCGACTCAGGGTTCAGCGCTGTTTTTTGAAAAGTGAAGCCGCACCCTGGAGGTTCAGTGCTGCTTTTTGAAAAGTGAGGCTGAACCTTCCAGGGTTTAGCGTCGTTACAGCGCCATAGCGGCGACCTTCGCTTCGTACTCCTGCTTCTGCTTTTGCAGGGAGTCGAGCTTGGCTGCGGCATCGGCGCGCTGCTTCTCACGACCTTCCCGATTCTCGATGATTTGCTTGAGATCCTTATCGATCGGATCGATGAAATCATCAAACATCAATTTCTTGACGCGGTCTTCGATTGGACCGATGTCAGTCAGGCGCTGAATTAACTCATCAACCTTCTTATCGGTGTCAAAGTGGTTCTTGAAGTCTTTGACCTCTGATTGGAATCTCGATTTGATCCCATCGTTACCCAAAAGCCAAACTCCCGCATCAATGAGCGGTCCAAACATTCCATCAAGGAATTCGAAAGATGCAGAAAGCAGGGCGTCGATAAAACCTTCCTTTTGGGAAGGTTGCTTAGTCGTTAATACTTCCTCTATAAAGGAGTCGACCTTGCCCTCCTCACACAGCTCTCGCAGCTTCGGAATTAGATGCTCCGTCTCGACGTCCATGTACTTCTCAATCGTCCGCTTGAACTTCTCGACGTGCTCTTCTGAAATATGGGCGATGCAGCGCTTTTTCTCCTCTTTGAGCTTTTCCATTTGCCGAGGAATGATTCGGGTCTTTATCCGTCCGAGATCCTGTCTGACTTTATCCTTTATGGTCGCCTCGCTAGTGGTACGTCCAAAGGCATCAATATCACTAATGATCTGACCGCAATGCGCCGCCACTTCCTTTTCGATGGCGTCTTTCTGCCTGCGGCGCACCTCGCTCATACCCTCTTTTAGCTCAATCATGTACGTATCAAATTGCTTCTCGAGTCGTCTCTTGGCGCGTTCCAAGTTGCTCTGCTTCTCTTCTAAGGCATCGTCCGGCAGGTCCAAGTTCTCCTTCAGCTCCTTGGTGCGGATGATCGCTTGATCCAAGTCTGAACCGATCTTTGAGATGGCTGCCTTGATGGCGTTGCGCGACTTGTTGAAGAGGATCTCGCCTTTCTCTTTCATCACAATCTCTTGCACGCGCTTAGCGAGGTTCTCGAAACGGCTTTCCTTCCTTAGATC
The sequence above is drawn from the Tannerella serpentiformis genome and encodes:
- a CDS encoding helix-turn-helix domain-containing protein, yielding MMEAIQDLSMETGEMQVVISALQRVRERIREVSETHRPLFSGEHFLTGKEVCERLYISPRTLQDYRDRRIIPYTQFAGKILYKASDLERILEENYKGGGKR
- a CDS encoding helix-turn-helix domain-containing protein, with translation MKYLIITEADWLSLRNEILSLAECCLKAFGEPSKHTDWLHNGDVCRLLGISERTLQHYRDTNVLPFAQIGHKCYYKREDVERLLCVKSDKTTNTTKR
- a CDS encoding dynamin family protein yields the protein MNVFEQFNQKKEAQRALIKQAADNRFITDEQRREFEQKLDNDVLTIGVIGQMKAGKSTFLNAFVFERDVLPAATTPMTAALTVITYGPEEKIEVEFYTREEWDEQRLTAQRELPPDSSEAEKSKVQAAQELVEKAARISSCLPELLGTKHTDTLDKLIEYVGVDGQFVSITKAVKIYCPKEYLKGVEIVDTPGFNDPIVSREERTKDFLRRADAVLLMLYAGMPFNATDREIVFKHLSQCGIGKVVIGINKYDIPLQDGDTEEMIKDYVAKEIKEACRASNDEDLKDMLKNEEPIPLSAEMALLSYLPMSTILSNENYKFSWDRYGRTFDLESQADLRKESRFENLAKRVQEIVMKEKGEILFNKSRNAIKAAISKIGSDLDQAIIRTKELKENLDLPDDALEEKQSNLERAKRRLEKQFDTYMIELKEGMSEVRRRQKDAIEKEVAAHCGQIISDIDAFGRTTSEATIKDKVRQDLGRIKTRIIPRQMEKLKEEKKRCIAHISEEHVEKFKRTIEKYMDVETEHLIPKLRELCEEGKVDSFIEEVLTTKQPSQKEGFIDALLSASFEFLDGMFGPLIDAGVWLLGNDGIKSRFQSEVKDFKNHFDTDKKVDELIQRLTDIGPIEDRVKKLMFDDFIDPIDKDLKQIIENREGREKQRADAAAKLDSLQKQKQEYEAKVAAMAL